Proteins co-encoded in one Deltaproteobacteria bacterium genomic window:
- a CDS encoding helix-turn-helix domain-containing protein, protein MLAATMLSLRSRTTLNQNQFARLVGVSPSTVKAWEQGRFVSIQMKTQRKLQKALGLTNRELLALFYRNDTGLGPIR, encoded by the coding sequence ATGCTCGCAGCCACCATGCTCAGCCTCCGAAGCCGCACCACCCTCAACCAGAACCAGTTCGCCCGCCTCGTCGGCGTCTCCCCCTCCACCGTGAAGGCCTGGGAGCAGGGACGCTTTGTCTCGATCCAGATGAAAACCCAGCGCAAGCTGCAGAAGGCCCTGGGGCTTACGAACCGGGAACTTCTCGCCCTCTTCTACAGGAACGACACCGGCCTTGGGCCGATCCGATAG
- a CDS encoding helix-turn-helix transcriptional regulator gives MNTESRRKRIGAYLRERREKLGITQAALAASVGLPNHMAVSRIENGLVSFPFARANLFADALSLDREEFWRFCGGKSADVEAPPDIRVLGRGTLPPDIVKRLAVLPQSPRFWEKLRSILDDEEYVARLEAGGKRKK, from the coding sequence GTGAATACGGAATCCAGGCGGAAACGGATCGGCGCCTATCTGAGGGAGCGCCGCGAGAAACTCGGCATCACGCAGGCCGCGCTCGCCGCTTCCGTGGGCCTGCCGAACCACATGGCCGTAAGCCGTATCGAGAACGGACTCGTCAGCTTCCCCTTCGCCAGGGCGAACCTCTTTGCCGACGCCTTGAGCCTGGACCGGGAGGAGTTCTGGAGATTCTGCGGCGGCAAGTCCGCCGATGTCGAAGCCCCGCCCGATATCAGGGTGCTGGGGCGCGGCACGCTCCCGCCCGACATCGTCAAACGTCTTGCCGTGCTGCCGCAGTCGCCGAGGTTCTGGGAGAAACTCAGGTCGATACTGGACGACGAGGAGTATGTCGCCCGGCTCGAAGCCGGGGGCAAAAGGAAAAAGTAA